The following nucleotide sequence is from Gammaproteobacteria bacterium.
TACACGGGTATTCTGAAAAACGTATTTGATGTAATTCCTAATGATGCCCTGGTGGGTAAACCCGTGGGAATTGTGGTTACAGGTTCTACACAACATCATTACTTAACGATTGAGCATGAGATTAAACCTTTGTTAGGTTTTTTCCATGCGCATGCACTACCTGGCGGGGTGTATCTAACACCTGAACACTATAATAATAGCGTGTTAGTAGATGAGGGCGCACTAGAGCGGTTACAACAGCTTGCAACAGCGATAGTGCACTTTGTAAAGCATGTTCCCAATGATCGTAATTTATTAGCAGGAGCGTCAGGCCCGGAAATACCTTGGGAATCTCGATTAAAAGGTGCGAATAAGCTTTAAATTTTCATCTTCAGCATACAAAAGGCTATTCTCAGGGTATGTTAATAGACTTCTATGACCTCAAGATTAGAATATCATTTAAATTCAATAAGATAACTAATATTTATATACATCAAATATAATTAATCTATGTATCTATTTGATTTATAATATATTATTATTCTCTAGATATAAAAACATATATACATCAATACATTTAACCTCATATTTAATGTACCTCTTTTGGTTAAGCTGTGGTAATTTAGCGGCTGGTGGTTCACAAATCTCATTACGTTGAGAGGCGATAATCGAGAATACAGAAGGAGCAATAACTATAAAAATATCTTCTGAAACCATCAATAAGCCTTGCGTAAATACATTTAGCAGCCCTTTCTCCTCTAGTTGGGTCATCAATTAAAACGTATAAACGCTAAAGTTGGATCGCAATGAAAGGCATCTATCAACCCGCCCATCGTGGCGGGTTTTGTTTTTACTGGGTACACTATTTGTGTATTAATTACTTAACCTCCTCGAATGAAATTTAAGCACATTCAAAAGCATGTAATGCCATACGTTATGATGGTTACGTTCTTGCTGATGGCAACTGTTAATTCAATTTATGGAGCAGATATGGCTGGGCGTTATTTGATCTCCGGTGCAGGTAAGGATTCTTGCCGCAGTTTTGTAGATGCCGATACGGTTGGGAAATCGTATTATCGTGCATGGCTTTCTGGTTATATTAGTTCTCATAACTTTAATTCGAAAGACACCTATAGCATTGTGAATAAAACAGAAGTTAGTGAATTAGAAGCTTGGTTGCGTGGCTACTGTTTCTCTAACATGACGCATACTTATGATCAGGCTGTTAAAGGTTTGATGAGAAAATTAGAATATTTTAAGAAAAAAAACTATTACGACAAATAACTAAATATAATTAATAATGGAAAATCAAGATCTTAAGCGCGCAGGATTAAAGGTTACTCTGCCTAGGATGAAGATATTAGAAATTCTCGAGAGTTCTAATAAAAAACATATGAGCGCAGAAGATATTTACAAAGTGTTGTTAGATACTGGTGATGAAATTGGTTTGGCGACTATTTATCGAGTGCTCACACAATTCGAAGGGGCGGGCTTAGTAATACGTCATCACTTTGAAACCGGGCAGGCTGTATTTGAACTCGAAAGCGGCAAACACCATGATCATCTAATTTGCGTAAAATGTGGGAAGATCGTCGAATTTTTGGATGAGTCAATCGAAGCAAAACAAAAAGAAATTGCACAGAAAAATGGTTTTCGCATATCAGATCATTCGCTGATAATTTATGGCATTTGTGACGAAAGCAATTGCCAGCAGCAATAAACATACCGTTATTTAATAATTACATATGTCGAATCATAATTTTCCGCCTGGTCCGGAAGGGCAAGGTAAATTAGGCTGTTTGCCTGAAATGCGTGCAAACCCAATGGAATTCCTTGAGCAGGTAGCACTTAAATATGGAGGTATTGCGCGAGTCAATATGGGTGCATATTACTCTTATCTAGTTTCTGAACCCAAATTAATAAAAGAAGTGCTAGTCGACAATTACGACAAGTACAAGAAGAACACTCGCTATAAACAAGTTCGCATGGTGATAGGTGAGGGTATGTTATTAAGTGAGGGAGATGTATGGAAGAATCAACGTTCACATGCACAGCCTAAATTCACCGCTAAATCGCTCGACAAGCAAGTAGATTGGATCACCGCTTTAGCAGCAGATTTTCTTGATACTTGGGATTCTAATGCAAAAGAAAACAAACCTGTTGAGCTTGAATATCAGTTTAATTTACTGACTCAGCTGTTAGCTGGTGTTTGGGTGATGGGAGAGGGTTTTAAGCCACGTGCTCAGACAGTGTTTAGCATATATAACCAAATACGTATGAATTGGCCGGAAATGACAGATCTAAGGTCAACATTGTTGCAGCCAAAAAATCTAAAAAAAGAGATTAACTTTAGAAAAGCCTTAGCTAACCTAAATAAATGTGTGTATAGCTTATTGGATGATTACTCAAATACTTATGAAAATGATATTGGATTTTTAAAACACTTGTTGCCTGAAGGTGTAAACGATAAATCAGCAATTAAGAAATATATAAAAAATAACAGGCGCAGTTTGCGCGATCAGTTGCTAACTTTATTTGTTACTGCATTCGAAACTACAGCAACTTCTCTTTGTTGGAGTTTGTATGTAATCGACAAATATTCTGAAGTGAAACAAAGTATTCATGACGAGGTGAATCAAGTTATTGGGTTACAGGCGCCAACAGCAGAGTTACTTAATAAGCTTGATTATACCGAGAAGGTAATTAAAGAGTCGTTGCGTTTATATTCTTCTGTGCATTCATTTTCGCGTGTGGCCTTGCTCGACCATGAAATTGGTGGTTATCAAGTGCCTAAAGAGATGACAGTAATTATTTCATCCTATGTTACTCATCGGTTACCTGAATATTGGGATGATCCACATACGTTTGATCCAAGTCGATTCGATAAGCAACGCACGGTGGGTCGATCTCGTTTTGCATATATTCCCTTCGCTGCTGGACACCGTAATTGCATAGGGTCGTACATGGCATTGATGCAAAGTAAACTAGTAGTTGCGCTTATCGCACAGCGGTACAACTTGACTTTATGTGATGGACATAAAGTTGAGAAACATGCCGCAACTACAATGCGGCCTAAATATGGAATGAAGATGAATGTTCAGCACCTTGCGGCGTGAATTGTTAACAGCTATCAATAACCAGCTTTGCGTGCTCGATCATCTGGACGATCTTTATCATCTTCTTGATTTGGGGTGGTATTTTTATTTGAATTTGAATTCGTGGTTTCTACAACACCTCGCCCTGCATTGACTCGATTGTTTGGCTTTTCTTCTACTTGATCTTCCATGATAATATACTTCGAAAATACAACTAATTTACTAATAGTAACTTTACCGTTTATTTATATCGTATAACCGTGAACTAGATCTAAAGACTTCAATAATCCCTCTGGTTGGCGTATATATTGGATATTTTGTGAATTGCATCCCTAAGCGTGTTGCATATTAGCCCTATAATTTGTAATTAAATAGATAAGTAATAAATCGTATTTAATTTAGAGATTTACGGAATTTCCATCATTTTTTGAGACAATACTAAGATGTATTTACAACACTTTGGGCTAGAGCAGCAGCCTTTCCAGCTAACGCCAGATGCAGACTTTCTTTATTTAAGTAAAGCGCATAACCGTGCTAAGTCTTATATGGAATATACAGTATGGAATCGTGATGGTTTTGTAGTCATCACGGGAGAAATTGGTTCGGGTAAAACAACACTCATTCAACAGTTACTTCGAAGTGTTGATGAAAGTGTATTGATTGCTCGTATTTATCAGACTCAGCTAAACGAAATTGAATTTTTCCAAGCGATATTACATGAGTTTGGTTTGAATCCATTCAGTGCTGGTAAAGTGGAACTTATTAGTATGCTAAATAACTTTTTGCTTGAGCAATATGCTGAAGGCAGACAAGTTATTTTGATTGTAGATGAAGCGCAGAATTTAGGTAAGCGGGTACTCGAAGAGCTTCGTATGTTAACAGGCATGGAAACAGATGAAGATAGAATCTTAAATTTGATTTTAGTAGGACAGCCTGAGCTAAAACATCTACTCGATGCGCCTGGAATGGAACAGCTTTCTCAAAGAATACGTTTTAGATTTCACTTGGCAGCGCTCGAAGAGAACGACATACCTAATTATATAGATCATAGATTAGAAGTGGCGGGGCTTATTAAAAATAAATCTGGTAGTTTGCCAAAAATAATAAAAGAAGAATGCATAGCTATTATATATAGATATACAGGTGGCATTCCAAGATTAATTAATTCACTTTGCGATACTGCACTAATTTGTGCTTTTGTGGAGAATAAAAAAACCATAACTGCAAAAATCGTAGAAGAGGCGGTAAATGAATTACAATGGGTGCCATACAATGAGCGAGTAGGCATTAAAGCACTTAAGAACAAGCCCACTAATGCAGTTAATTTTGATACCCCAGCAAAATTAATCGATCTAATGCATGAGAATGAAGTGCGCGAATATGAATTAAAAGATGATGAAACTACACTAGGTAGAATTGGCACAAATGATATTCGTTTATCAGATGAAATGGTAAGTGGCCACCATGCAAAGGTTATACGATTTCAAAACAACTACTTTATCGAAGATATTGCGAGCACCAATGGGTCGTTTGTGAATGGCAAACGTGTTCACAAATGTGTACTAAAAGATGGTGACAAAATTTCATTTGGCCCATATAAGCTGATGTTTCAAAAGGATGCTGATGAATATGTGCATGACCCAGTTTTTGATATGCCTAATGTAACAAATGCATCAGACACAATTGTCTCGGTAGAAGACACGCTGATTAGTGGTCCAGTTGCTGCAAATAAGTAATTTAGCTTCTTATCCCTATACCTTTGTTGAGCAAGTAAAGGCACACTGAAAACAAAACAATTAAAAAACCTATCATTACAGCCATAGAGGTTGTTAGATTAACGTCCGTAATCCCTAATATTCCGAATCTAAAGCTGTTCACCATATATAGAATAGGGTTGGCTAGTGATACGTTTTGCCAAAAATTTGGCAACATTCCTACACTAAAAAATACTCCACCTAGGTAGGTGAGTGGAGTAAGCACAAAAGTAGGAATAATTGAAATATCATCAAAGCTATTTGCAAAGACACCGTTAATTATTCCTGCTAAAGAAAAAAGCGCAGAAGTGAGTATAGTTGTCACAATAACTAAGCTTATATTTAATATCTGCAACTGTGTAAAAAATAGCGCAACGATTGTAACAGCTACACCAACGAGTACACCTCTAGCAATGCCGCCGAGCATGAAACCAATGATGATAATGTAGTTTGGCATTGGCGAGACCAACATCTCTTCAATATGGCGTTGAAATTTAGCGCTATAAAATGATGAAACTGAGTTGGCATATGAGTTTGTAATGATGCT
It contains:
- a CDS encoding AAA family ATPase, with translation MYLQHFGLEQQPFQLTPDADFLYLSKAHNRAKSYMEYTVWNRDGFVVITGEIGSGKTTLIQQLLRSVDESVLIARIYQTQLNEIEFFQAILHEFGLNPFSAGKVELISMLNNFLLEQYAEGRQVILIVDEAQNLGKRVLEELRMLTGMETDEDRILNLILVGQPELKHLLDAPGMEQLSQRIRFRFHLAALEENDIPNYIDHRLEVAGLIKNKSGSLPKIIKEECIAIIYRYTGGIPRLINSLCDTALICAFVENKKTITAKIVEEAVNELQWVPYNERVGIKALKNKPTNAVNFDTPAKLIDLMHENEVREYELKDDETTLGRIGTNDIRLSDEMVSGHHAKVIRFQNNYFIEDIASTNGSFVNGKRVHKCVLKDGDKISFGPYKLMFQKDADEYVHDPVFDMPNVTNASDTIVSVEDTLISGPVAANK
- a CDS encoding cytochrome P450: MSNHNFPPGPEGQGKLGCLPEMRANPMEFLEQVALKYGGIARVNMGAYYSYLVSEPKLIKEVLVDNYDKYKKNTRYKQVRMVIGEGMLLSEGDVWKNQRSHAQPKFTAKSLDKQVDWITALAADFLDTWDSNAKENKPVELEYQFNLLTQLLAGVWVMGEGFKPRAQTVFSIYNQIRMNWPEMTDLRSTLLQPKNLKKEINFRKALANLNKCVYSLLDDYSNTYENDIGFLKHLLPEGVNDKSAIKKYIKNNRRSLRDQLLTLFVTAFETTATSLCWSLYVIDKYSEVKQSIHDEVNQVIGLQAPTAELLNKLDYTEKVIKESLRLYSSVHSFSRVALLDHEIGGYQVPKEMTVIISSYVTHRLPEYWDDPHTFDPSRFDKQRTVGRSRFAYIPFAAGHRNCIGSYMALMQSKLVVALIAQRYNLTLCDGHKVEKHAATTMRPKYGMKMNVQHLAA
- a CDS encoding ABC transporter permease → MPFNQQLIALRTIVVKEIRRFLRIWVQTIFPSAITMTLYFIIMGKFIGSQINDISGYSYIEFIAPGLIMMSIITNSYANSVSSFYSAKFQRHIEEMLVSPMPNYIIIIGFMLGGIARGVLVGVAVTIVALFFTQLQILNISLVIVTTILTSALFSLAGIINGVFANSFDDISIIPTFVLTPLTYLGGVFFSVGMLPNFWQNVSLANPILYMVNSFRFGILGITDVNLTTSMAVMIGFLIVLFSVCLYLLNKGIGIRS
- the fur gene encoding ferric iron uptake transcriptional regulator, giving the protein MENQDLKRAGLKVTLPRMKILEILESSNKKHMSAEDIYKVLLDTGDEIGLATIYRVLTQFEGAGLVIRHHFETGQAVFELESGKHHDHLICVKCGKIVEFLDESIEAKQKEIAQKNGFRISDHSLIIYGICDESNCQQQ
- a CDS encoding NAD(P)H-dependent oxidoreductase: MNLLGLSGSPAKNAASRTLNAVKQVVDYAHAQDNSISMETINFRDLNIELCDGRDPALYEGDTKTLIEKIVDADALILGTPVYRGSYTGILKNVFDVIPNDALVGKPVGIVVTGSTQHHYLTIEHEIKPLLGFFHAHALPGGVYLTPEHYNNSVLVDEGALERLQQLATAIVHFVKHVPNDRNLLAGASGPEIPWESRLKGANKL